From a region of the Balaenoptera acutorostrata chromosome 14, mBalAcu1.1, whole genome shotgun sequence genome:
- the RSPH4A gene encoding radial spoke head protein 4 homolog A isoform X1 has protein sequence MEDSTPLKQKIEHQELGETGRPWEEMVTTSQDPEPRLSEASESEQGPVTGPQPRSSPPGIPQSGASTPVDDLVGPGVSSPPSPSQEPSSTPSPLALAVQDLMAPWQSDKTTSVISEAGTPHLDHLEQSSDKAESTPHQTCQSEGNTFHQSQQTKCHLYGPRDVSYNNSKRKELRFDIFQEEDSNSDYDLAQPESGASEVAPSMLEIAIQNAKAYLLKSSSKSGLNLYDHLSEMLTKVLDKRPENAVDIIENVSQDVKMEHFSKKLDTLQNENEMLPTYEIAEEQKALFLQGNLEGADQEMEDEIAEHSLPNVMESAFYFEQAGVGLGTDETYRIFLALKQLTDTHPIQKCRFWGKILGLEMNYIVAEVEFHEGEDEEEVEEEDVPEERDNGDSEADEDELPRSFYKAPQAIPKEESRTGANKYVYFVCNEPGRPWVKLPAVTPAQIVIARKIKKFFTGRLDTPIISYPPFPGNESNYLRAQIARISAGTHVSPLGFYHFGEEEEEEEETEGRRDSFEENPDFEGIQVIDLVESLSNWVHHVQHILPQGRCNWFNPIRKSEEEEEAEEEEEEEEEEREEPDYIELEVGPPLLTPISEDLEIQNTPPWTARLSSNLIPQYAIAVLRSNLWTGAYAFSNGKKFENLYIGWGHKYSPDSYTPPVPPPVYQEYPSGPEITEMDDPSVEEEQAFRAAQEAAVNSTEENEETEEDEDAEDDYD, from the exons ATGGAAGACTCGACCCCcctgaaacaaaaaatagaacaccAAGAACTTGGGGAAACAGGGCGGCCGTGGGAAGAAATGGTAACAACCTCCCAAGATCCTGAACCTCGGTTATCCGAGGCCTCAGAGTCGGAGCAGGGGCCGGTAACTGGACCCCAGCCCAGGAGCAGCCCTCCTGGGATCCCCCAATCTGGAGCCAGCACGCCTGTGGATGACCTCGTAGGACCAGGTGTGTCATCTCCACCTTCCCCATCTCAGGAGCCCTCTTCCACTCCTTCTCCCCTGGCTCTGGCCGTGCAGGACCTTATGGCACCGTGGCAGTCAGACAAGACCACTAGTGTGATTTCTGAAGCTGGGACACCTCACTTAGACCATTTGGAACAGTCATCTGATAAAGCAGAATCAACTCCTCATCAAACATGCCAATCAGAGGGAAACACTTTTCATCAATCTCAGCAAACCAAATGTCACCTGTATGGACCGAGGGATGTGAGCTACAACAACTCTAAACGGAAAGAGCTGAGATTTGACATTTTTCAAGAAGAAGACTCAAACAGTGACTATGATCTGGCTCAGCCTGAGTCTGGGGCTTCTGAAGTGGCCCCCAGCATGCTTGAGATTGCCATTCAGAATGCTAAGGCTTACCTACTAAAGTCCAGTAGCAAGTCGGGCTTAAATCT ATATGATCATCTTTCTGAAATGCTGACCAAGGTCTTAGATAAGCGTCCTGAAAATGCTGTGGACATCATTGAAAATGTTAGCCAAGATGTGAAGATGGAACATTTTAGTAAAAAACTGGATACACTCCAAAATGAGAATGAGATGCTTCCAACCTATGAAATAGCAGAGGAGCAAAAAGCTCTTTTTCTCCAGGGAAATTTAGAAGGAGCTGACCAAGAAATGGAAGATGAAATA gcagaacactctcttcCAAATGTAATGGAgtcagctttttattttgaacaagCTGGAGTTGGTTTGGGCACAGATGAGACTTATCGCATATTTCTTGCCCTCAAGCAGCTTACTGACacccacccaatccaaaaatgtcgTTTCTGGGGTAAGATCTTAGGTCTGGAAATGAATTATATTGTGGCTGAAGTGGAATTCCATGAGGGAGAAGATGAAGAGGAGGTGGAAGAGGAAGATGTACCTGAAGAGAGGGACAATGGAGACAGTGAAGCTGATGAAGATGAATTACCAAGGTCCTTTTACAAGGCCCCACAGGCTATTCCAAAGGAAGAAAGCAGAACAGGTGCCAACAAATATGTCTATTTTGTTTGCAATGAACCAGGAAGACCATGGGTGAAGTTACCAGCAGTTACACCTGCACAAATTGTTATtgcaagaaaaatcaagaaattttTCACTGGGCGATTGGATACCCCCATCATAAGCTACCCACCCTTCCCAGGAAATGAGAGTAATTACTTAAGAGCACAAATTGCCAGAATTTCAGCAGGGACTCATGTCAGCCCTCTAGGATTCTATCATTTtggtgaagaagaagaagaggaggaagaaacagaaggCAGGCGAGATAGCTTTGAAGAAAACCCTGATTTTGAAGGCATCCAAGTGATTGATCTAGTGGAATCCCTATCCAATTGGGTTCATCATGTACAACATATACTCCCTCAG GGTCGCTGTAATTGGTTCAACCCCATACGAAAaagtgaggaggaagaagaagcagaagaagaagaagaagaagaagaagaagaaagagaagagcctGACTACATAGAACTGGAAGTAGGGCCTCCTCTCTTGACACCAATCTCTGAAGATTTAG AGATCCAGAATACACCGCCTTGGACAGCACGGTTATCCTCAAATCTCATTCCTCAATATGCTATTGCAGTCCTTAGATCCAACCTTTGGACTGGAGCATATGCCTTTTCCAATGGCAA aAAGTTTGAAAATTTGTACATAGGCTGGGGTCATAAATATAGTCCAGACAGCTATACACCTCCAGTTCCACCACCAGTTTATCAAGAGTACCCCAGTGGACcagaaattacagaaatggaTGACCCTAGTGTGGAAGAGGAGCAGGCTTTCAGGGCTGCACAAGAAGCAGCTGTAAATTCAacagaggaaaatgaagaaactgaggaagatGAAGATGCGGAAGATGACTATgactaa
- the RSPH4A gene encoding radial spoke head protein 4 homolog A isoform X2, with amino-acid sequence MEDSTPLKQKIEHQELGETGRPWEEMVTTSQDPEPRLSEASESEQGPVTGPQPRSSPPGIPQSGASTPVDDLVGPGVSSPPSPSQEPSSTPSPLALAVQDLMAPWQSDKTTSVISEAGTPHLDHLEQSSDKAESTPHQTCQSEGNTFHQSQQTKCHLYGPRDVSYNNSKRKELRFDIFQEEDSNSDYDLAQPESGASEVAPSMLEIAIQNAKAYLLKSSSKSGLNLYDHLSEMLTKVLDKRPENAVDIIENVSQDVKMEHFSKKLDTLQNENEMLPTYEIAEEQKALFLQGNLEGADQEMEDEIAEHSLPNVMESAFYFEQAGVGLGTDETYRIFLALKQLTDTHPIQKCRFWGKILGLEMNYIVAEVEFHEGEDEEEVEEEDVPEERDNGDSEADEDELPRSFYKAPQAIPKEESRTGANKYVYFVCNEPGRPWVKLPAVTPAQIVIARKIKKFFTGRLDTPIISYPPFPGNESNYLRAQIARISAGTHVSPLGFYHFGEEEEEEEETEGRRDSFEENPDFEGIQVIDLVESLSNWVHHVQHILPQGRCNWFNPIRKSEEEEEAEEEEEEEEEEREEPDYIELEVGPPLLTPISEDLEIQNTPPWTARLSSNLIPQYAIAVLRSNLWTGAYAFSNGK; translated from the exons ATGGAAGACTCGACCCCcctgaaacaaaaaatagaacaccAAGAACTTGGGGAAACAGGGCGGCCGTGGGAAGAAATGGTAACAACCTCCCAAGATCCTGAACCTCGGTTATCCGAGGCCTCAGAGTCGGAGCAGGGGCCGGTAACTGGACCCCAGCCCAGGAGCAGCCCTCCTGGGATCCCCCAATCTGGAGCCAGCACGCCTGTGGATGACCTCGTAGGACCAGGTGTGTCATCTCCACCTTCCCCATCTCAGGAGCCCTCTTCCACTCCTTCTCCCCTGGCTCTGGCCGTGCAGGACCTTATGGCACCGTGGCAGTCAGACAAGACCACTAGTGTGATTTCTGAAGCTGGGACACCTCACTTAGACCATTTGGAACAGTCATCTGATAAAGCAGAATCAACTCCTCATCAAACATGCCAATCAGAGGGAAACACTTTTCATCAATCTCAGCAAACCAAATGTCACCTGTATGGACCGAGGGATGTGAGCTACAACAACTCTAAACGGAAAGAGCTGAGATTTGACATTTTTCAAGAAGAAGACTCAAACAGTGACTATGATCTGGCTCAGCCTGAGTCTGGGGCTTCTGAAGTGGCCCCCAGCATGCTTGAGATTGCCATTCAGAATGCTAAGGCTTACCTACTAAAGTCCAGTAGCAAGTCGGGCTTAAATCT ATATGATCATCTTTCTGAAATGCTGACCAAGGTCTTAGATAAGCGTCCTGAAAATGCTGTGGACATCATTGAAAATGTTAGCCAAGATGTGAAGATGGAACATTTTAGTAAAAAACTGGATACACTCCAAAATGAGAATGAGATGCTTCCAACCTATGAAATAGCAGAGGAGCAAAAAGCTCTTTTTCTCCAGGGAAATTTAGAAGGAGCTGACCAAGAAATGGAAGATGAAATA gcagaacactctcttcCAAATGTAATGGAgtcagctttttattttgaacaagCTGGAGTTGGTTTGGGCACAGATGAGACTTATCGCATATTTCTTGCCCTCAAGCAGCTTACTGACacccacccaatccaaaaatgtcgTTTCTGGGGTAAGATCTTAGGTCTGGAAATGAATTATATTGTGGCTGAAGTGGAATTCCATGAGGGAGAAGATGAAGAGGAGGTGGAAGAGGAAGATGTACCTGAAGAGAGGGACAATGGAGACAGTGAAGCTGATGAAGATGAATTACCAAGGTCCTTTTACAAGGCCCCACAGGCTATTCCAAAGGAAGAAAGCAGAACAGGTGCCAACAAATATGTCTATTTTGTTTGCAATGAACCAGGAAGACCATGGGTGAAGTTACCAGCAGTTACACCTGCACAAATTGTTATtgcaagaaaaatcaagaaattttTCACTGGGCGATTGGATACCCCCATCATAAGCTACCCACCCTTCCCAGGAAATGAGAGTAATTACTTAAGAGCACAAATTGCCAGAATTTCAGCAGGGACTCATGTCAGCCCTCTAGGATTCTATCATTTtggtgaagaagaagaagaggaggaagaaacagaaggCAGGCGAGATAGCTTTGAAGAAAACCCTGATTTTGAAGGCATCCAAGTGATTGATCTAGTGGAATCCCTATCCAATTGGGTTCATCATGTACAACATATACTCCCTCAG GGTCGCTGTAATTGGTTCAACCCCATACGAAAaagtgaggaggaagaagaagcagaagaagaagaagaagaagaagaagaagaaagagaagagcctGACTACATAGAACTGGAAGTAGGGCCTCCTCTCTTGACACCAATCTCTGAAGATTTAG AGATCCAGAATACACCGCCTTGGACAGCACGGTTATCCTCAAATCTCATTCCTCAATATGCTATTGCAGTCCTTAGATCCAACCTTTGGACTGGAGCATATGCCTTTTCCAATGGCAAGTAA
- the LOC103021109 gene encoding transmembrane protein 230-like has product MVPTVTNVSAGIPSSKVKYSKLSSTDDGHITCQKETLPAEFKKSPTNIPYKAIACASLQFLTGVFLIITGCLLLAGYSSKVGANRAFPVLTVGVLVFLPRFYHPIIAYRAYRGCQGYSYRDFPDCDD; this is encoded by the exons ATGGTGCCCACTGTCACCAACGTGTCTGCTGGGATCCCCAGCAGCAAAGTGAAATACTCAAAGCTCTCCAGCACTGATGATGGACACATTACCTGTCAGAAGGAAACTTTACCTGCCGAA TTCAAGAAAAGCCCTACTAACATTCCTTATAAGGCCATTGCCTGCGCCTCCTTACAGTTTTTGACTGGTGTTTTTCTCATTATTACGGGCTGCCTCCTGCTGGCAGGCTACAGCAGCAAAGTTGGCGCCAACCGAGCCTTTCCAGTTCTGACTGTTGGCGTCCTGGTGTTCCTCCCCAGATTTTACCACCCGATCATCGCATACAGAGCATACCGAGGCTGCCAGGGCTACTCCTACCGTGATTTTCCGGACTGTGATGACTAG